From Saccharothrix espanaensis DSM 44229, the proteins below share one genomic window:
- a CDS encoding RidA family protein, with product MIPPAGHYRPFVRAGDTVYVSGQVPRLPDGSYRPADVATETALALRNLAAVVAAAGGDRTCVVKVTAYLADVADFAEFDHAYAAHFGDWKPARTTVVAGLRSVKVEVDAVLHLPATGGDGE from the coding sequence GTGATCCCGCCCGCCGGGCACTACCGGCCGTTCGTGCGCGCGGGCGACACCGTCTACGTGTCCGGCCAGGTGCCACGCCTGCCCGACGGCTCCTACCGGCCCGCCGACGTGGCCACCGAGACCGCGCTCGCCCTGCGCAACCTCGCCGCGGTCGTCGCGGCGGCGGGCGGCGACCGCACCTGCGTGGTGAAGGTGACCGCCTACCTGGCCGACGTCGCCGACTTCGCCGAGTTCGACCACGCGTACGCCGCGCACTTCGGCGACTGGAAACCGGCGCGCACGACGGTCGTGGCCGGGCTGCGCTCGGTCAAGGTGGAGGTGGACGCCGTGCTGCACCTCCCCGCCACCGGCGGTGACGGCGAGTGA
- a CDS encoding SDR family NAD(P)-dependent oxidoreductase yields the protein MIAVDGKVAFLTGAAEGLGREIARELVTAGMRVALMDVQGGKLAALTEELRAAGADVLPLVVDLADPAATRDATETALAHYGPPRALIHNAAVLKEVSMLDVTFEDWRREVDIILGAAYVLTKTVWPHLVAARDGSIVFLSSGSALSGFVKETAYTPGKHAQEGLMKVLALEGREHNVAVNTMSTGRPIDTPMSDSHYTDEMRIGIVPPARLAPAFAFLAGIDADFATGQRFNAFQVSSAILAARR from the coding sequence GTGATCGCCGTCGACGGCAAGGTGGCGTTCCTGACCGGTGCCGCCGAAGGACTCGGCCGGGAGATCGCCCGCGAGCTCGTCACCGCCGGGATGCGCGTGGCGCTGATGGACGTGCAGGGCGGGAAACTGGCCGCTCTCACCGAAGAACTGCGCGCGGCGGGCGCGGACGTGCTGCCGCTCGTGGTCGACCTCGCCGACCCGGCCGCCACGCGGGACGCGACGGAGACGGCGTTGGCCCACTACGGCCCGCCCCGGGCGTTGATCCACAACGCCGCCGTGCTCAAGGAGGTGTCCATGCTGGACGTCACCTTCGAGGACTGGCGGCGCGAGGTCGACATCATCCTCGGCGCGGCCTACGTGCTCACCAAGACCGTGTGGCCGCACCTGGTCGCGGCGCGCGACGGCAGCATCGTGTTCCTGTCCTCGGGGTCGGCGCTGTCCGGGTTCGTCAAGGAAACCGCCTACACCCCGGGGAAGCACGCCCAGGAAGGGCTGATGAAGGTGCTCGCCCTGGAAGGCCGCGAGCACAACGTCGCGGTCAACACGATGTCCACCGGGCGGCCCATCGACACCCCCATGTCCGACTCCCACTACACCGACGAGATGCGGATCGGGATCGTGCCGCCCGCACGGCTCGCGCCCGCGTTCGCGTTCCTCGCGGGCATCGACGCCGACTTCGCCACCGGGCAGCGGTTCAACGCCTTCCAGGTGTCCTCGGCGATCCTGGCGGCCCGCCGGTGA
- a CDS encoding SDR family NAD(P)-dependent oxidoreductase → MTHPTGRFALVAGNAEDLGHAVARELAAAGMTVAVLCDQADAVRALADELPSVHAFTTDFTDPHVLRARAEEVLERFGTPRLLVHNSAVFRETPVLELDGAAFAAEVDSILQSAFVLSKAVWPGMVAARDGSIVFVSSGSALSGFANEAAYVAGKHGQEGLMKVLALEGKDHNVAVNTITLGAPVDGPLAYTYTDAQRAVMVPPSRLAPAFAFLAGIDADFASGHRFNAFQLSEAIRVTAAGASS, encoded by the coding sequence ATGACCCACCCCACCGGCCGCTTCGCCCTCGTCGCCGGCAACGCCGAAGACCTCGGCCACGCCGTCGCCCGCGAACTGGCCGCCGCCGGCATGACCGTCGCGGTGCTGTGCGACCAGGCCGACGCGGTGCGCGCGCTGGCCGACGAACTGCCGTCCGTGCACGCGTTCACCACCGACTTCACCGACCCGCACGTCCTGCGCGCCCGCGCCGAGGAGGTCCTGGAGCGGTTCGGGACGCCCCGGCTGCTCGTGCACAACTCGGCGGTGTTCCGCGAAACCCCCGTGCTGGAACTCGACGGGGCGGCGTTCGCCGCCGAGGTCGACAGCATCCTGCAAAGCGCGTTCGTGCTGTCGAAGGCCGTGTGGCCCGGCATGGTCGCGGCACGCGACGGCAGCATCGTGTTCGTCTCGTCGGGCTCGGCGCTGTCCGGGTTCGCGAACGAGGCCGCCTACGTGGCCGGCAAGCACGGCCAGGAAGGACTGATGAAAGTGCTCGCCCTGGAAGGAAAAGACCACAACGTCGCCGTCAACACCATCACCCTCGGCGCGCCCGTGGACGGCCCGCTGGCCTACACCTACACCGACGCCCAGCGCGCCGTGATGGTGCCGCCGTCCCGGCTCGCGCCCGCGTTCGCCTTCCTGGCCGGCATCGACGCGGACTTCGCCTCCGGGCACCGGTTCAACGCCTTCCAGCTCTCCGAGGCGATCCGGGTCACCGCGGCCGGGGCGTCCTCGTGA
- a CDS encoding succinylglutamate desuccinylase/aspartoacylase family protein yields MPTLAETIQWSDHPVASSLAYGSVDVRIGTAGEGGPVGLLVASVHGDEGPWGTLAVNRLLSSVRQEELLGTLRVVPVAHPLATEADARQTHLDLLDLNSSFPGDPAGSHTQRLAAVLAEHAVDGADVVLDVHGGGSWNINCFTYRFPGSEHLAEWMGTPLILDGPDRASSLTGHARAQGAVAVWIEAGGRGEFEEDRAAAVTRGLRRALGKAGVLTEADLPDEPGTAATGKVALSTSRPGVYQPVLREAALGTVVGRDTVLGHLLDPVTSEVVETFRAPFPRTALALLRPTLARIESPGQVVALVAEIVEESAR; encoded by the coding sequence ATGCCGACACTCGCCGAAACGATCCAGTGGAGCGATCACCCGGTCGCGTCGTCACTGGCCTACGGCTCCGTCGACGTGCGGATCGGGACCGCGGGGGAGGGCGGTCCGGTGGGGTTGCTCGTGGCGAGCGTGCACGGCGACGAAGGGCCCTGGGGCACGCTCGCGGTCAACCGGCTGCTGTCCTCCGTGCGGCAGGAGGAACTGCTCGGCACGCTGCGGGTGGTGCCCGTCGCGCACCCGCTGGCCACCGAGGCCGACGCCCGGCAGACCCACCTGGACCTGCTCGACCTCAACAGCAGCTTCCCCGGCGACCCGGCGGGCTCGCACACCCAGCGGCTGGCCGCCGTGCTGGCCGAGCACGCCGTCGACGGCGCCGACGTCGTCCTGGACGTGCACGGCGGCGGGAGCTGGAACATCAACTGCTTCACCTACCGGTTCCCCGGCAGCGAGCACCTGGCCGAGTGGATGGGCACCCCGCTCATCCTCGACGGCCCCGACCGCGCCTCCAGCCTCACCGGGCACGCCCGCGCCCAGGGCGCCGTCGCGGTGTGGATCGAGGCCGGCGGGCGCGGCGAGTTCGAGGAGGACCGCGCCGCCGCCGTCACCCGCGGCCTGCGCCGGGCGCTGGGCAAGGCGGGCGTGCTGACCGAGGCCGACCTGCCCGACGAGCCGGGCACCGCGGCCACCGGCAAGGTGGCGCTGTCGACCTCCCGGCCGGGCGTCTACCAACCGGTGCTGCGGGAAGCCGCCCTCGGCACCGTGGTGGGCCGCGACACCGTCCTGGGCCACCTGCTCGACCCGGTGACCAGCGAGGTCGTGGAGACCTTCCGCGCCCCGTTCCCGCGCACCGCGCTCGCCCTGCTGCGCCCCACCCTGGCCCGGATCGAGTCACCCGGCCAGGTCGTCGCCCTGGTCGCCGAGATCGTCGAGGAGTCCGCACGATGA
- a CDS encoding ABC transporter family substrate-binding protein, whose amino-acid sequence MNRRRMSGVLAVALAVSACTAGSPSGGDTTNLVRGDANTVNTGTAKQGGTITYVLERNIVNWNPLGADIGVATQLVADVYDPAAFVTLPDLKTVELNKDLLVSAEQTSESPQTLVYRINPKAVWNDGTPITAADFDYVRRASTPATCPTCEAAHTMGYEDITSLTGTDDGRTVTVTFSRPFGDWKSLFGPILPAHVARKLGDDGTPEGLAKSFNEGFRYQDSFPDWSGGPFMFASWETNQAATLVPNPKWWGAPVTLERLVFRVVTDTSQEVPALQNGEVQIINPDPQVDLLRNVQALGDVKYQLVQGLRKQMVLPNLNNPAMRDPALRKALFTAMDVGQTIGKTVGQFSSDATPLRNRIYVPQQPGYKDNLGTLGTGDIAKAKSILTEAGYKVDGDKLIDPQGTPVPTLTMRYIQNNQILQTVCQLFADSAKQLGVTVDVQTTDSIGATVTHQAGKDFDLFAMGWIGQTFVASQYSQAFKTKAGLNFGGYSSPVVDELLTKALGATDEAEVAEHLNAVDAQLTEDAYILPLYQVPDLLAYKANLVNVRANGTYNGPPYNAGQWGIAG is encoded by the coding sequence ATGAATCGTCGAAGGATGTCCGGCGTGCTCGCCGTCGCCCTGGCGGTGTCCGCCTGCACGGCCGGCTCGCCGTCCGGCGGGGACACCACCAACCTGGTGCGGGGGGACGCCAACACGGTCAACACCGGCACCGCGAAGCAGGGCGGGACGATCACCTACGTCCTGGAGCGCAACATCGTCAACTGGAACCCGCTGGGCGCGGACATCGGCGTGGCCACCCAGCTGGTCGCCGACGTCTACGACCCCGCCGCGTTCGTCACCCTGCCCGACCTCAAGACCGTCGAGCTGAACAAGGACCTGCTGGTCAGCGCCGAGCAGACCAGCGAGTCGCCGCAGACCCTGGTCTACCGGATCAACCCGAAGGCCGTGTGGAACGACGGCACGCCGATCACCGCGGCCGACTTCGACTACGTCCGCCGCGCGTCGACCCCCGCCACCTGCCCGACGTGCGAGGCCGCCCACACCATGGGTTACGAGGACATCACCTCGCTGACCGGCACCGACGACGGGCGCACGGTCACCGTCACGTTCAGCCGGCCCTTCGGCGACTGGAAGTCGCTGTTCGGGCCGATCCTGCCCGCGCACGTGGCCCGCAAGCTCGGCGACGACGGCACCCCGGAAGGTCTGGCCAAGTCGTTCAACGAAGGGTTCCGCTACCAGGACTCGTTCCCCGACTGGTCCGGCGGCCCGTTCATGTTCGCCTCCTGGGAGACCAACCAGGCCGCGACGCTGGTGCCCAACCCGAAGTGGTGGGGCGCGCCGGTCACGTTGGAGCGCCTGGTGTTCCGGGTCGTCACCGACACCTCGCAGGAGGTGCCGGCGTTGCAGAACGGCGAGGTCCAGATCATCAACCCGGACCCCCAGGTCGACCTGCTGCGCAACGTGCAGGCGCTGGGCGACGTGAAGTACCAGCTCGTGCAGGGCCTGCGCAAGCAGATGGTGCTGCCCAACCTGAACAACCCGGCCATGCGCGACCCGGCGCTGCGCAAGGCGTTGTTCACCGCCATGGACGTCGGGCAGACCATCGGCAAGACCGTCGGCCAGTTCTCCTCCGACGCCACCCCGCTGCGCAACCGGATCTACGTCCCGCAACAGCCCGGGTACAAGGACAACCTCGGCACGTTGGGCACCGGCGACATCGCCAAGGCCAAGTCCATCCTCACCGAGGCCGGCTACAAGGTCGACGGCGACAAGCTGATCGACCCGCAGGGCACGCCGGTGCCGACGCTGACCATGCGCTACATCCAGAACAACCAGATCCTCCAGACGGTGTGCCAACTGTTCGCCGACTCGGCCAAGCAGCTCGGCGTGACGGTCGACGTGCAGACCACCGACTCGATCGGCGCGACCGTGACCCACCAGGCCGGCAAGGACTTCGACCTGTTCGCGATGGGCTGGATCGGGCAGACCTTCGTGGCCTCCCAGTACTCCCAGGCGTTCAAGACCAAGGCGGGGCTCAACTTCGGCGGCTACTCCAGCCCCGTCGTGGACGAGCTGCTCACCAAGGCGCTCGGTGCCACCGACGAGGCCGAGGTGGCCGAGCACCTCAACGCGGTCGACGCGCAGCTGACCGAGGACGCCTACATCCTGCCGCTCTACCAGGTGCCGGACCTGCTGGCCTACAAGGCGAACCTGGTCAACGTCCGGGCCAACGGCACCTACAACGGGCCGCCCTACAACGCCGGGCAGTGGGGCATCGCCGGATGA
- a CDS encoding ABC transporter permease, which produces MLAYVLRRLLHTIPIVLVGSFVTFVMVSASGDPLGDLKAKQPPVPQAVLDAEAHRMRLDQPLLERYWHWLTGILHGDWGPSVKRIDIGAEIWPRLLVSARLVTLAVLVALLLALVIGVVSAVKRYSAVDYAFTALGFLLLSMPAFWFAVLLKQQAIEVNQATGTTLVYTVGDASIPPPSGFWPAVLDVLGHLVLPTIVLAMTSFAPWSRFVRSSMIEVQQSDYVRLARAKGIKRRTVLVRHALRTALVPLTTVVALDLAVLFSGAVITETVFQWRGMGSFLLSAVRDKDIYAVMAWLLLVSVIVVVCNLIADLLYAVLDRRVRLG; this is translated from the coding sequence ATGTTGGCTTACGTGCTGCGGCGGTTGCTGCACACGATACCGATCGTGCTGGTCGGCTCGTTCGTGACGTTCGTGATGGTCAGCGCGTCGGGTGACCCGCTGGGCGACCTGAAGGCCAAGCAACCGCCGGTGCCGCAGGCGGTCCTGGACGCCGAGGCGCACCGGATGCGGCTCGACCAGCCCCTGCTCGAACGCTACTGGCACTGGCTGACCGGGATCCTGCACGGCGACTGGGGCCCGTCGGTCAAGCGGATCGACATCGGCGCGGAGATCTGGCCGAGGCTGCTGGTGTCGGCCCGGCTGGTCACGCTCGCCGTGCTGGTGGCGCTGCTGCTGGCGTTGGTGATCGGCGTGGTCAGCGCGGTCAAGCGGTACTCCGCGGTGGACTACGCGTTCACCGCGCTCGGGTTCCTGCTGCTGTCGATGCCCGCGTTCTGGTTCGCGGTCCTGTTGAAGCAGCAGGCGATCGAGGTGAACCAGGCCACCGGGACCACCCTGGTCTACACGGTCGGGGACGCGTCGATCCCACCGCCGTCGGGGTTCTGGCCCGCGGTGCTCGACGTGCTCGGGCACTTGGTGCTGCCGACGATCGTGCTGGCCATGACGTCGTTCGCGCCGTGGAGCCGGTTCGTGCGCTCGTCGATGATCGAGGTGCAGCAAAGCGACTACGTGCGCCTGGCCCGCGCCAAGGGGATCAAGCGGCGCACGGTGCTGGTGCGGCACGCGCTGCGCACCGCGCTCGTGCCGCTGACCACGGTCGTGGCGCTGGACCTGGCCGTGCTGTTCTCCGGCGCGGTGATCACCGAGACCGTGTTCCAGTGGCGCGGCATGGGCTCGTTCCTGCTGTCCGCGGTGCGGGACAAGGACATCTACGCCGTCATGGCCTGGCTGCTGCTGGTGTCGGTGATCGTCGTGGTGTGCAACCTCATCGCCGACCTGCTCTACGCCGTGCTGGACAGGAGGGTCCGCCTTGGTTGA
- a CDS encoding ABC transporter permease, translating to MAQTPAADGGAPVATPRWRLVVRRFLRHRLATASLVVFVLLVLLAFVGGELWHYRYDVFTPDNSQPPSAEHPFGTDATGYDLLAQVLRGTQRSIEIALFVAAVSGVFGSVWGAVAGLHGGKVDTLMMRLADLVLIFPAIAVAAVLANNVGATSQGWLLIGLVLAALTWPYVARLVRGLVLSLREREFIAAARTFGAGSWRIIFRHVLPNAMGTIIVAVTIIVAVAILAETALSFIGFGVRPPDTSLGLLVSQNQTAVSTRPWLFYFPGLFIVVIALSVNFIGDGLRDAFDNTRSRSRR from the coding sequence ATCGCGCAGACGCCCGCCGCCGACGGCGGGGCCCCGGTGGCGACGCCCCGGTGGCGGCTGGTGGTGCGCCGGTTCCTGCGCCACCGGCTCGCGACGGCCAGCCTGGTCGTGTTCGTGCTGCTGGTGCTGCTCGCCTTCGTGGGCGGCGAACTGTGGCACTACCGGTACGACGTGTTCACCCCGGACAACTCGCAGCCGCCGTCGGCCGAGCACCCGTTCGGCACCGACGCCACCGGCTACGACCTGCTGGCGCAGGTGCTGCGCGGCACGCAGCGCTCGATCGAGATCGCGCTGTTCGTGGCGGCGGTCTCCGGGGTGTTCGGCAGCGTGTGGGGCGCGGTGGCCGGGCTGCACGGCGGCAAGGTCGACACGCTGATGATGCGCCTGGCCGACCTGGTGCTGATCTTCCCGGCGATCGCGGTGGCCGCGGTGCTGGCGAACAACGTCGGCGCGACCAGCCAGGGCTGGTTGCTGATCGGGCTGGTGCTGGCCGCCCTCACCTGGCCCTACGTGGCACGGCTGGTGCGCGGGCTGGTGCTGTCGCTGCGCGAGCGGGAGTTCATCGCCGCCGCGCGCACGTTCGGCGCGGGCTCCTGGCGGATCATCTTCCGGCACGTGCTGCCCAACGCCATGGGCACGATCATCGTCGCCGTGACGATCATCGTCGCGGTCGCGATCCTGGCCGAGACGGCGCTGTCGTTCATCGGGTTCGGCGTGCGCCCGCCGGACACCTCGTTGGGGCTGCTGGTCAGCCAGAACCAGACCGCGGTGTCCACCCGGCCGTGGCTGTTCTACTTCCCCGGCCTGTTCATCGTGGTCATCGCCCTGTCGGTCAACTTCATCGGCGACGGGCTGCGCGACGCCTTCGACAACACCAGGTCACGGAGCAGGCGATGA